In Chondrinema litorale, a single window of DNA contains:
- a CDS encoding IS110 family transposase gives MKKKVSMEMVNPQAAGIDVGSRSHYVSIGQTKEDIREFGVYTQDHEAMIAWLKESKITTIAMESTGSYRRATSWQTLFSALQLVGFEVILVNGRDVKNVKGKKTDSPVQLCLDTKTTQSRPSQGQLLARRAYKGVANLSILPRKNP, from the coding sequence ATGAAAAAGAAAGTATCAATGGAAATGGTCAATCCGCAAGCTGCAGGTATCGACGTGGGCTCTAGGAGCCACTACGTAAGTATCGGGCAGACCAAAGAAGATATCAGGGAGTTCGGTGTCTATACCCAAGACCACGAAGCAATGATCGCTTGGCTCAAAGAATCAAAGATTACCACGATAGCTATGGAAAGTACGGGGTCATATCGCCGAGCGACCTCGTGGCAGACCCTCTTCAGTGCATTACAGCTGGTCGGGTTCGAGGTCATACTTGTCAATGGAAGGGACGTGAAGAATGTCAAAGGGAAGAAAACAGATAGCCCAGTGCAACTGTGCCTGGATACAAAAACTACACAGTCTAGGCCTTCTCAGGGGCAGCTACTTGCCAGACGAGCATACAAGGGAGTTGCAAACCTATCAATATTACCAAGAAAGAATCCGTGA